One genomic window of Erinaceus europaeus chromosome 7, mEriEur2.1, whole genome shotgun sequence includes the following:
- the TUBA4A gene encoding tubulin alpha-4A chain, whose amino-acid sequence MRECISVHVGQAGVQMGNACWELYCLEHGIQPDGQMPSDKTIGGGDDSFTTFFCETGAGKHVPRAVFVDLEPTVIDEIRNGPYRQLFHPEQLITGKEDAANNYARGHYTIGKEIIDPVLDRIRKLSDQCTGLQGFLVFHSFGGGTGSGFTSLLMERLSVDYGKKSKLEFSIYPAPQVSTAVVEPYNSILTTHTTLEHSDCAFMVDNEAIYDICRRNLDIERPTYTNLNRLISQIVSSITASLRFDGALNVDLTEFQTNLVPYPRIHFPLATYAPVISAEKAYHEQLSVAEITNACFEPANQMVKCDPRHGKYMACCLLYRGDVVPKDVNAAIAAIKTKRSIQFVDWCPTGFKVGINYQPPTVVPGGDLAKVQRAVCMLSNTTAIAEAWARLDHKFDLMYAKRAFVHWYVGEGMEEGEFSEAREDMAALEKDYEEVGIDSYEDEDEGEE is encoded by the exons ATG CGCGAGTGCATCTCTGTCCACGTGGGCCAGGCTGGTGTCCAGATGGGCAATGCCTGCTGGGAACTCTACTGCCTGGAGCATGGGATCCAGCCTGATGGGCAGATGCCCAGTGACAAGACCATCGGAGGAGGGGACGATTCTTTCACCACCTTCTTCTGTGAGACGGGGGCTGGGAAGCATGTGCCCCGGGCTGTGTTTGTGGACCTGGAGCCCACAGTGATCG ACGAGATCCGCAATGGCCCCTATCGGCAGCTCTTCCACCCTGAGCAGCTCATCACAGGCAAGGAAGACGCAGCCAACAACTACGCCCGCGGCCATTACACTATTGGCAAGGAGATCATCGACCCAGTGCTGGACCGCATCCGCAAGCTG tctgACCAATGCACAGGCCTCCAGGGCTTCCTCGTCTTCCACAGCTTTGGGGGCGGCACAGGCTCAGGCTTCACGTCGCTGCTCATGGAGCGGCTGTCTGTGGACTACGGCAAGAAGTCCAAGCTGGAGTTCTCCATCTACCCGGCGCCGCAGGTGTCCACGGCCGTGGTGGAGCCCTACAACTCCATCCTGACGACGCACACCACCCTGGAGCACTCGGACTGCGCCTTCATGGTGGACAACGAGGCCATCTACGACATCTGCCGCCGCAACCTGGACATCGAGCGGCCCACCTACACCAACCTGAACCGACTCATCAGCCAGATCGTGTCGTCCATCACGGCGTCGCTGCGCTTCGACGGCGCCCTCAACGTGGACCTGACCGAGTTCCAGACCAACCTGGTGCCCTACCCGCGCATCCACTTCCCGCTGGCCACCTATGCGCCCGTCATCTCGGCCGAGAAGGCCTACCACGAGCAGCTGTCGGTGGCCGAGATCACCAACGCCTGCTTCGAGCCCGCCAACCAGATGGTCAAGTGCGACCCGCGCCACGGCAAGTACATGGCCTGCTGCCTGCTCTACCGCGGGGACGTGGTGCCCAAGGACGTCAACGCTGCCATCGCCGCCATCAAGACCAAGCGCAGCATCCAGTTTGTCGACTGGTGCCCCACGGGCTTCAAGGTGGGCATCAACTACCAGCCGCCCACCGTGGTGCCCGGGGGTGACCTGGCCAAGGTGCAGCGGGCCGTGTGCATGCTCAGCAACACCACGGCCATCGCCGAGGCCTGGGCCCGCCTGGACCACAAGTTCGACCTCATGTACGCCAAGCGGGCCTTCGTGCACTGGTACGTGGGCGAGGGCATGGAGGAGGGAGAGTTCTCTGAGGCCCGCGAGGATATGGCCGCCCTGGAGAAGGATTACGAGGAGGTGGGCATCGACTCGTATGAGGACGAGGATGAGGGAGAAGAATAG
- the STK16 gene encoding serine/threonine-protein kinase 16 isoform X1, with protein MGHALCVCSRGTVVLDNKRYLFIQKLGEGGFSYVDLVEGLHDGRFYALKRILCHEQQDQEEAQREADMHRLFHHPNILPLMAYCLKERGTKHEAWLLLPFIKRGTLWNEIEKLKDKGNFLTEDQILQLLLGICRGLEAIHAKGYAHRDLKPTNILLGDEGQPVLMDLGSMNQACIQVEGSRQALALQDWAAQRCTISYRAPELFSVQSHCIIDERTDIWSLGCVLYAMMFGEGPYDMVFQKGDSVALAVQNQLSIPQSPRHSAALRQLLASMMTVDPQHRLHIPPLLSQLEALQPQGPGQHTTQI; from the exons ATGGGCCACGCGCTGTGTGTCTGTTCCCGGGGCACGGTCGTCCTGGACAATAAGCGCTACCTCTTTATCCAGaaactgggggaggg TGGGTTCAGCTATGTGGACCTAGTGGAGGGCTTACATGATGGCCGCTTCTACGCCCTGAAGCGAATCCTATGTCACGAGCAGCAGGACCAGGAGGAGGCCCAGCGAGAAGCCGACATGCATCGCCTCTTCCATCACCCCAACATCCTTCCCCTCATGGCTTACTGTCTGAAGGAGCGGGGCACAAAACATGAGGCCTGGCTGTTGCTACCTTTCATCAAG AGAGGTACGTTGTGGAATGAGATTGAAAAGCTGAAGGACAAAGGCAACTTCTTAACTGAGGACCAAATCCTTCAGCTGCTCCTGGGTATCTGCAGAGGCCTTGAGGCCATTCATGCCAAGGGATATGCCCACAG GGACCTGAAACCCACCAACATCTTGCTTGGAGATGAAGGACAGCCGGTCCTGATGGACTTGGGGTCTATGAACCAAGCGTGCATCCAGGTAGAAGGCTCCCGCCAGGCTCTGGCCCTGCAG GACTGGGCAGCCCAGCGGTGCACCATCTCTTACCGGGCCCCAGAGCTCTTTTCTGTGCAGAGCCACTGCATCATCGATGAGCGGACTGACATCTGG TCCCTAGGCTGCGTACTGTATGCCATGATGTTTGGGGAGGGCCCTTATGACATGGTGTTCCAGAAGGGTGACAGTGTGGCCCTGGCTGTGCAGAACCAGCTCAGCATCCCACAGAGCCCCAG ACATTCAGCAGCACTGCGGCAGCTGCTGGCCTCCATGATGACCGTGGACCCCCAGCATCGCCTGCACATCCCTCCCCTGCTCAGTCAGTTGGAAGCATTGCAGCCCCAAGGGCCAGGCCAGCACACTACCCAGATCTGA
- the STK16 gene encoding serine/threonine-protein kinase 16 isoform X2, whose amino-acid sequence MGHALCVCSRGTVVLDNKRYLFIQKLGEGGFSYVDLVEGLHDGRFYALKRILCHEQQDQEEAQREADMHRLFHHPNILPLMAYCLKERGTKHEAWLLLPFIKRGTLWNEIEKLKDKGNFLTEDQILQLLLGICRGLEAIHAKGYAHRDLKPTNILLGDEGQPVLMDLGSMNQACIQVEGSRQALALQDWAAQRCTISYRAPELFSVQSHCIIDERTDIWAWGVSTGLTPPSASRHSAALRQLLASMMTVDPQHRLHIPPLLSQLEALQPQGPGQHTTQI is encoded by the exons ATGGGCCACGCGCTGTGTGTCTGTTCCCGGGGCACGGTCGTCCTGGACAATAAGCGCTACCTCTTTATCCAGaaactgggggaggg TGGGTTCAGCTATGTGGACCTAGTGGAGGGCTTACATGATGGCCGCTTCTACGCCCTGAAGCGAATCCTATGTCACGAGCAGCAGGACCAGGAGGAGGCCCAGCGAGAAGCCGACATGCATCGCCTCTTCCATCACCCCAACATCCTTCCCCTCATGGCTTACTGTCTGAAGGAGCGGGGCACAAAACATGAGGCCTGGCTGTTGCTACCTTTCATCAAG AGAGGTACGTTGTGGAATGAGATTGAAAAGCTGAAGGACAAAGGCAACTTCTTAACTGAGGACCAAATCCTTCAGCTGCTCCTGGGTATCTGCAGAGGCCTTGAGGCCATTCATGCCAAGGGATATGCCCACAG GGACCTGAAACCCACCAACATCTTGCTTGGAGATGAAGGACAGCCGGTCCTGATGGACTTGGGGTCTATGAACCAAGCGTGCATCCAGGTAGAAGGCTCCCGCCAGGCTCTGGCCCTGCAG GACTGGGCAGCCCAGCGGTGCACCATCTCTTACCGGGCCCCAGAGCTCTTTTCTGTGCAGAGCCACTGCATCATCGATGAGCGGACTGACATCTGG GCTTGGGGTGTCAGCACCGGGCTCACCCCACCCTCTGCCTCCAGACATTCAGCAGCACTGCGGCAGCTGCTGGCCTCCATGATGACCGTGGACCCCCAGCATCGCCTGCACATCCCTCCCCTGCTCAGTCAGTTGGAAGCATTGCAGCCCCAAGGGCCAGGCCAGCACACTACCCAGATCTGA
- the GLB1L gene encoding beta-galactosidase-1-like protein → MPERSPGRAMAPMKPLCLLSLLLLWLLMLTALQADTRSFKVDWAHDRFLLDGTPFRYVSGSLHYFRVPRVLWADRLYKMRMSGLNAVQFYVPWNYHEPEPGVYNFNGSRDLIAFLTEASLANLLVILRPGPYICAEWEMGGLPAWLLRKPKIHLRTSDPEFLTAVDSWFKVLLPKIYPWLYHNGGNIISIQVENEYGSYRACDFGYMRHLAGLFRAILGDEILLFTTDGPEGLRCGSLQGLYTTVDFGPADNMTQTFALLRKYEPRGPLVNSEYYTGWLDYWGQNHSVRSVPAVTRGLESMLKLGASVNMYMFHGGTNFGYWNGADEKGRFLPITTSYDYDAPISEAGDPTPKLFAIRKVISKFQEVPEGPIPPPSNKMALGPLVLNLNGKLLAFLDYLCPQGPIHSYLPMHFEAVKQARGFVLYRTYLTSAILEPTLFWVPNNGVHDRAYVMMDGVFQGVLERSTKQKLFLMGKKGARLDILLESMGRLSFGSNSSDFKGLLEPPILGHNILTKWQMFPLGVDSLVKWWLPLQLMNKSNTEAPTGPIFYSATFPILGPGGDTFLYLPGWIKGQVWINGFNLGRYWTKRGPQQTLYVPRPLLFTQGALNRIVVLELENVPPKPLYQFLDRPILNSTSHKTFIYSLSTDIQSFSEPMELSGH, encoded by the exons ATGCCGGAG AGGAGCCCTGGACGCGCTATGGCTCCCATGAAGCCGCTCTGTCTTCTCTCACtgctgctgctgtggctgctgaTGCTGACGGCGCTCCAG GCCGACACTCGGTCCTTCAAGGTGGATTGGGCTCATGACAGATTCCTCCTGGACGGGACCCCTTTCCGCTACGTGTCGGGCAGTCTGCACTACTTTCGGGTGCCGCGGGTGCTGTGGGCAGACCGGCTGTACAAGATGCGAATGAGCGGCCTCAACGCGGTGCAGTT TTATGTGCCCTGgaactaccatgagccagagcctGGGGTCTATAACTTCAATGGCAGCCGGGACCTCATTGCGTTTCTGACCGAGGCATCCTTAGCAAACCTACTGGTCATACTGAGGCCAGGCCCTTACATCTGTGCAGAGTGGGAGATG GGGGGTCTCCCAGCCTGGTTGCTTCGAAAACCAAAAATTCACCTGAGAACCTCAGATCCAG AATTCCTCACTGCAGTGGACTCCTGGTTTAAGGTCTTGCTGCCCAAGATCTATCCATGGCTCTACCACAATGGGGGCAACATCATTAGCATTCAG GTGGAGAATGAATATGGCAGCTACAGGGCCTGCGACTTTGGCTACATGAGGCACCTGGCCGGGCTCTTCCGGGCTATTCTGGGTGACGAGATCCTGCTGTTCACCACAGATGGGCCGGAGGGACTCCGCTGTGGCTCGCTGCAGGGGCTCTACACCACTGTAGATTTTGGGCCAG CTGACAACATGACGCAAACCTTTGCCCTTCTCCGGAAGTACGAACCCAGAGGCCCACTG GTGAACTCTGAGTACTACACAGGCTGGCTGGACTACTGGGGCCAGAACCACTCCGTGCGCTCGGTGCCAGCTGTCACCAGAGGGCTGGAGAGCATGCTGAAGCTGGGAGCCAGTGTGAACAT GTACATGTTCCACGGAGGTACCAACTTTGGGTACTGGAATG GTGCTGATGAGAAGGGACGCTTCTTGCCAATTACCACCAGCTATGACTATGATGCACCCATATCTGAAGCGGGGGACCCCACACCTAAGCTTTTCGCCATCCGAAAAGTCATCAGCAAG TTCCAGGAAGTCCCCGAGGGACCTATACCTCCCCCCAGCAATAAGATGGCACTCGGACCTCTGGTTCTGAATCTG aatgggaagtTGCTGGCCTTCCTGGACTACCTGTGCCCCCAGGGGCCCATCCATTCATACTTGCCTATGCATTTTGAGGCCGTCAAGCAG GCCCGTGGTTTTGTGCTGTACCGAACCTATCTGACCAGCGCCATTTTGGAGCCCACGCTCTTCTGGGTGCCAAACAACGGGGTCCATGACCGTGCCTATGTGATGATGGATGGG GTATTCCAGGGTGTTTTGGAACGAAGCACGAAACAGAAACTCTTTCTGATGGGGAAGAAGGGAGCCAGACTGGACATCTTGCTGGAGAGCATGGGAAGGCTCAGCTTTGGCTCCAACAGTAGTGACTTCAAG GGTCTCTTAGAACCACCAATTCTGGGGCACAACATCCTGACCAAGTGGCAGATGTTCCCTCTGGGAGTTGACAGCCTTGTCAAGTGGTGGCTCCCTCTCCAGCTGATGAATAAGTCCAACACTGAGGCTCCCACCGGCCCCATCTTCTACTCTGCCACGTTTCCCATCCTGGGCCCAGGCGGGGACACGTTTCTCTATTTACCTGGATGGATCAAG gGCCAAGTCTGGATCAATGGGTTTAACTTGGGCCGCTACTGGACCAAGCGGGGGCCACAGCAGACTCTCTATGTGCCCAGACCCCTGCTGTTCACCCAGGGAGCCCTCAACAGGATTGTGGTGCTGGAGCTAGAGAATGTGCCTCCGAAGCCCCTCTACCAGTTCCTGGACAGGCCGATCCTCAACAGCACCTCCCACAAGACATTCATCTATTCCCTCTCCACCGATATTCAAAGTTTCTCTGAGCCAATGGAGTTAAGTGGGCACTGA
- the ANKZF1 gene encoding tRNA endonuclease ANKZF1, translating to MSPAPAAPQAPASLSLFELSADAPVLQGLSLVSHVPAPGEAQAQALRESCPGAEERVSAERKPLDISDKLFCSTCDQAFQNHQEQREHYKLDWHRFNLKQRLNNKPHLSALDFEKLTSAGDLSSISGSEDSDSASEDDLQILDEERPELEMPRRPPGSHPHRVLFQNAQGQFLYAYRCVLGARKVSPEEPELLVQSLKSGGPRCCVMLMAAAGHFAGGIFQGKEVVTHKTFHRYTVRAKRGTAQSIQDARGGTCRSAGASLRRYNEAALHKDVRELLAGPDWAKALGEAGTILLHAPRSGQSLFFGGHGAPLQRGDPRLWDIPLTTRRPTFRELQRVLQKLTTLHVHGKDPRGTVRLDSSQTPWKTARERKKAIKEERKVVSDENVTLGQSDEPLQQGSGLEGEDGSPVELELVELTLGTLELREFEVLPKRKRRKKTKKERSQGLEAGELRTSPQPAQEDEAFSQSAQALGAQPGDAQALGQPELWDVLLAACRAGDVEVLQPQLAASPMDPRVLSLLSAPLGGKGFTLLHAAAAAGRGSVVRLLLEAGADPTVQDSRARPPYVVAADKPTRNEFRRFMEKNPDAHDYSKAQVPGPLTAEMEARQAARKKEQKAARRQRGEQQRKQQEQEQREQEEQQHFAALSDREKRALAAERRLAAQLGAPPSETPDSAISNARRCWSCGTSLQGLIPFHYLDFSFCSTRCLQEHRRRAAQPSL from the exons ATGTCGCCGGCGCCAGCTGCACCGCAGGCTCCTGCGTCGCTCTCCCTGTTTGAGCTCAGCGCCGATGCTCCAGTCCTTCAGGGCCTGAGCCTGGTGAGCCACGTTCCCGCTCCCGGGGAGGCTCAGGCCCAGGCCCTGCGGGAGTCCTGTCCAG GTGCAGAGGAGAGAGTAAGTGCAGAAAGAAAACCTCTGGATATTTCAGACAAGTTATTTTGTTCCACCTGTGACCAGGCCTTCCAGAACCACCAAGAACAG AGGGAGCACTATAAGCTTGACTGGCATCGTTTTAACCTAAAGCAGCGTCTCAACAACAAGCCTCACCTCTCTGCGCTGGACTTTGAAAAGCTGACCTCGGCAG GAGATCTTTCCAGTATCTCAGGATCAGAAGACTCAGACTCAGCCAGCGAGGACGATTTGCAGATCCTGGATGAGGAGAGGCCTGAATTGGAGATGCCTAGGCGGCCCCCAGGCTCCCATCCCCATCGGGTTCTTTTCCAGAATGCACAGGGCCAGTTTCTTTATGCATATCGCTGTGTTCTGGGTGCTCGGAAG GTATCCCCAGAAGAACCAGAACTGCTGGTACAGAGCCTGAAGAGTGGAGGCCCCCGGTGCTGTGTGATGCTCATGGCTGCAGCCGGGCACTTTGCTGGAGGCATCTTCCAAGG AAAAGAAGTGGTGACACACAAAACCTTCCACCGCTACACAGTGCGCGCCAAGCGGGGCACAGCCCAGAGTATTCAGGACGCCCGGGGTGGCACTTGTCGCTCTGCCGGAGCCAGCCTGAGGCGCTACAATGAAGCCGCGCTCCATAAG GATGTTCGTGAGCTGCTGGCAGGGCCAGACTGGGCTAAGGCGCTGGGGGAGGCTGGGACAATACTGCTTCACGCACCCCGCTCTGGCCAGTCCCTGTTCTTCGGAGGCCATGGGGCACCCCTGCAACGGGGGGATCCCCGACTTTGGGATATCCCCCTCACTACCCGCAGACCCACCTTCAGGGAGCTGCAGCGTGTGCTCCAGAAGCTGACCACTCTGCACGTTCATG GAAAAGACCCCCGGGGGACAGTAAGGTTGGACTCATCTCAGACTCCCTGGAAGACtgcgagagagaggaagaaggccatcaaggaagaaaggaaagttgTCAGTGATGAAAACGTGACGCTGGGGCAGAGCGATGAGCCTCTTCAACAAG GCTCAGGGTTAGAGGGTGAGGATGGCTCCCCAGTAGAGCTGGAGCTGGTGGAGTTGACACTAGGGACCCTGGAGCTTCGTGAGTTTGAGGTGCTGcccaagaggaagagaaggaaaaagaccaaGAAGGAGAGAAGCCAAGGCCTGGAGGCTGGGGAACTCAGGACTTCTCCTCAACCAGCTCAGGAAGATGAGGCCTTCTCACAGTCAGCTCAGGCCCTGGGAGCCCAGCCAGGTGACGCCCAGGCCCTTGGTCAGCCAGAGCTCTGGGATGTGCTCTTAGCTGCTTGCCGAGCTGGAGATGTTGAGGTGTTGCAGCCCCAGCTAGCTGCCAGCCCCATGGACCCCAGAGTTCTGTCTCTGCTCAGCGCCCCCCTAGGAGGCAAGGGATTCACTCTCCTGCATGCGGCAGCGGCAGCTGGGCGAGGCTCTGTGGTCCGCCTGCTGCTGGAAGCAGGTGCTGACCCCACAGTGCA GGACTCTCGGGCCCGGCCACCATATGTGGTTGCAGCTGACAAACCAACACGTAATGAGTTCCGCAGGTTCATGGAGAAGAACCCGGATGCTCATGACTACAGCAAGGCTCAG GTGCCAGGGCCACTGACGGCCGAGATGGAGGCGCGGCAGGCTGCGAGGAAGAAGGAGCAGAAGGCGGCACGGCGGCAGCGGGGGGAACAGCAGCGGaagcagcaggagcaggagcagcgtGAGCAGGAAGAGCAGCAGCATTTTGCTGCCCTCAGCGACCGAGAGAAG AGAGCACTGGCTGCAGAGCGCCGCCTGGCTGCCCAGCTGGGAGCCCCTCCCTCGGAGACCCCTGACTCTGCAATCAGCAATGCTCG ACGCTGCTGGAGTTGTGGGACATCCCTCCAGGGCCTCATTCCTTTTCACTACCTCGACTTCTCTTTCTGCTCCACACGCTGCCTCCAAGAACACCGCCGTCGGGCGGCTCAACCGTCTCTCTGA